A single window of Rhodamnia argentea isolate NSW1041297 chromosome 5, ASM2092103v1, whole genome shotgun sequence DNA harbors:
- the LOC115731386 gene encoding uncharacterized protein LOC115731386, producing MASLQSSAMEYTLKNVASGTPGGIRFDNNIGFPYSLQTMMESMDFVWRLFRQEAHDDRKSITRVSLILENMNDLAHTSNGEIYLSASYLERFSGVAKAEFTGLLYYAMACVWQWDGAGQAPRGLVQGIADFVRLRSGYVPAHWAAPGQGNRWDQGYDVTARFLDYCESLRNGFVAELNKKMRTGYSNGYFVELLGKSVDQLWNDYKAKYAT from the coding sequence ATGGCTTCCTTGCAATCCTCTGCGATGGAGTACACCTTGAAGAACGTAGCCAGCGGCACTCCTGGCGGCATCCGTTTCGATAATAACATCGGGTTCCCGTACAGCTTGCAGACCATGATGGAATCCATGGATTTCGTTTGGAGGCTCTTCCGTCAGGAGGCCCATGACGATCGCAAGAGCATCACAAGAGTGAGCCTGATCTTGGAGAACATGAACGACCTGGCTCACACGAGCAACGGCGAGATCTACCTGAGCGCCTCGTACCTCGAGCGCTTCTCAGGGGTCGCGAAGGCAGAGTTCACAGGGCTCCTGTACTACGCGATGGCGTGCGTGTGGCAGTGGGATGGAGCCGGGCAGGCCCCCCGCGGGCTCGTTCAGGGGATCGCGGATTTCGTGAGGCTCCGGTCGGGGTACGTGCCGGCCCACTGGGCGGCGCCAGGCCAGGGCAATAGATGGGACCAGGGTTACGACGTGACGGCACGTTTTCTTGACTACTGCGAGAGCCTCAGGAATGGGTTCGTGGCCGAACTGAACAAGAAGATGAGGACTGGTTATAGCAATGGCTACTTTGTTGAGCTCCTAGGCAAGAGCGTTGACCAGCTCTGGAATGACTACAAGGCTAAGTACGCTACCTAG